One Bradyrhizobium zhanjiangense DNA segment encodes these proteins:
- a CDS encoding CarD family transcriptional regulator has protein sequence MPNKTAKPAAKATVAKPAAAKAHPAKAHAAKPAAPKAPVAAAHAKAPAAAKPAAKPAAAPKVEEKKVVTQRQGFKANEFVVYPAHGVGQILAIEEQEIAGAKLELFVINFIKDKMTLRVPTAKVANVGMRKLSDPALVKKALETLKGRARVKRTMWSRRAQEYEAKINSGDIVAIAEVVRDLYRSESQPEQSYSERQLYEAALDRLSREIAVVQHSTETEAVKEIEAQLAKSPRRANAKAEAADGEADSDAEGDTDDTDGDDTTVADEAA, from the coding sequence ATGCCTAACAAGACTGCCAAACCGGCCGCGAAAGCGACCGTCGCCAAGCCTGCTGCTGCCAAGGCTCATCCTGCGAAGGCTCACGCTGCCAAGCCCGCCGCGCCGAAGGCTCCCGTTGCTGCTGCTCATGCCAAGGCTCCTGCCGCTGCCAAGCCGGCCGCCAAGCCCGCTGCTGCGCCGAAGGTCGAGGAAAAGAAGGTCGTGACCCAGCGTCAGGGCTTCAAGGCCAACGAATTCGTCGTTTATCCCGCTCACGGCGTCGGCCAGATCCTGGCCATCGAGGAGCAGGAGATCGCCGGTGCCAAGCTCGAGCTGTTCGTCATCAATTTCATCAAGGACAAGATGACGCTGCGCGTTCCGACCGCCAAGGTCGCCAATGTCGGCATGCGCAAGCTGTCCGATCCGGCGCTGGTCAAGAAGGCGCTGGAGACGCTCAAGGGCCGCGCCCGCGTCAAGCGCACCATGTGGTCGCGCCGCGCCCAGGAATACGAAGCAAAGATCAATTCGGGCGACATCGTCGCGATCGCGGAAGTCGTGCGCGACCTCTACCGCTCGGAGTCGCAGCCGGAGCAGTCCTACAGCGAACGCCAGCTCTATGAAGCGGCGCTCGATCGTCTCTCCCGGGAGATCGCGGTGGTGCAGCACTCGACCGAGACCGAAGCGGTCAAGGAGATCGAGGCCCAGCTCGCCAAGAGCCCGCGCCGCGCCAACGCCAAGGCGGAAGCCGCCGACGGCGAAGCCGATTCGGATGCCGAGGGCGATACCGACGACACCGATGGCGACGATACCACCGTCGCCGACGAGGCCGCGTAA
- the fdxA gene encoding ferredoxin FdxA: protein MTYVVTENCIKCKYTDCVEVCPVDCFYEGDNMLVIHPDECIDCGVCEPECPADAIKPDTEPGLEKWLQVNADYAKSWPNITQKKESPADAKEFDGMEGKFEKYFSPNPGSGD from the coding sequence ATGACTTACGTCGTCACTGAAAACTGCATCAAGTGCAAGTACACCGACTGCGTCGAGGTCTGCCCGGTCGACTGCTTCTACGAGGGTGACAACATGCTCGTCATCCATCCCGACGAGTGCATCGACTGCGGCGTGTGCGAGCCGGAATGCCCCGCCGACGCCATCAAGCCGGACACGGAACCGGGCCTGGAAAAGTGGCTCCAGGTCAACGCCGACTATGCCAAGAGCTGGCCGAACATCACCCAGAAGAAAGAATCACCCGCCGATGCCAAGGAATTCGACGGCATGGAAGGCAAGTTCGAGAAATATTTTTCTCCGAACCCGGGCTCGGGAGACTAA